The Nicotiana tabacum cultivar K326 chromosome 1, ASM71507v2, whole genome shotgun sequence genome segment CCGTACGGGCCCTAAAGGACCCGAAAAATCCCAGCCCGCCACCAGCCCGTTAACTCCAGCCCGCTAACAACCCGCCCGTAACCCTAACGGGCTGACCATTTTTGTGTCCAgcccgtcccagcccgcccgATAAACACCTTTAGTCTAAATTGCCTCCATATGCTCTTTCAATGATGTCACAAGCACATTGAAGTACCTATGAGATATTTTCAAGTCTTTTAGCTCACCTTCCGTAAAAAAGCACTTAATTGTAATTTGTAGACCAACTAGCTTCTCTTAAAGTTTCTTAGCATGTGACCTTGTCATAGGATGCCGGGGTGGCTTCTTAGCAGCTATGCGGCGTGTTGGTGAGCTCTTGGGGCAGTATCACTCACTACCTTGGCCTTCTAGTTGCTCTGTTTCCCTAAGCAGGGCATAATGTTTATTTATCCCTAGACTATTTGACTGTAATTCATCTAAACCTCAAACTAAAGTAAAGAGTTCTGTTAACGTGTTCAGTAAATGCTAGTAATTGATCCTAATGCTCTCTCACAACATTTGTAATTTTCTGGTTATTAATTGAGATAATAGAAATCTTCCCAAAGCTTTAAGTTTGATAGATCAGAATAGGAATGCTGACAAATTTTCTCAGGAACTCGCTATGCAATTATTGGTTTATTTTATAGTTTGTTGAGGTGCAGGCCTCATATACAAAAGTTCCAAATACTGGGAATGTTCATTGATAAGTGGTTGAAAAGTTGGAAGATATGATATAAGATGTGAACAATTTTTCTGCAATAGCAATTATAAATATATACGAGcatatctttttcttttgtttttgttaatGATGTGTTCGGGTGAGCTTGCGCTTACCTCAACTATTTCACTTGGTACTTGCTGCCTCCCATCAATATTGTAACGGATAACTCTTCCACCCAAGGAGCATCGCCTAGCATATAATCTTCTGGGAACTATAGTCTTGCATGGTTTTCATCCATTTCATTGACTCCTAGGTCACACGTGGGTAAGTATAAATCCTTATAAGTGTAACTTTTGCTTAAATCCTTGTGAAAGGAAAGTATAATTGGGGACACTATGTCCTCAGTCATCCTTATTAACAGTATGTATATCTTTATAGTATGTGACTCCTTATCGAAACCGATCACTCGTATAATTTCAGGGAAAATTTTACAAGGAAATAGAATGTAAGTAAGACACGAGTAGGAATAGAGATAATAGAAGCAAGACCTGATTGAAATGCTTATTGTTTGTTTCCAGTTTGCTTATGTGGCCCCACTgattttcctttgcttttcttttacgAGTAATTTGATGTTGATAGATCATTCAGTTTTGCCTATTTATGTCTGAGATTTTTAGAGAGTCAAATTAACCAATTCTGTATTGAAACTGGACATTTTAGCTCATTTTCATAGATAATGATGATGTGCACTTCAAAATGTGTCAAAACAGCCATTGAGACTCTCAAAAAACATATTGTGTCACATAAAGGGCTTGATGGATCTACTTCAATATTTTAATTTAGATAGTTTTTTTCTTCAATACTATTTGATACTATGTCAATCAGTCAATTAACTATGCACAATCCAAATCCAGCCGGCGTCGGCTATTTGTATCCGTTGTATCTATTCCACTCTACTCATTCAGTAGTGGATCCATCAAAGTTAGACTAATTTTACGCTGACCGTAACCTACTGCATCCCGCCCCATTTATTCGGGTTTGGCGTTGGccatgtgtcacgacccggaattcccaccctcgggagtcgtgatggcgcctactgatgagagctaggcaagccaacccttaactacctTTTTTATTAACAAATTACTTATTTTAACAGTTATCAGTAATATCATGAAaacaacagaattaaataaatatgtggaagacttaaattaaagaaactgaacaataatgcgaaAATCAACAtgtgcctctacccaagaactggtgtcacattactcacgaacttctaagagtactaaatacaaccgtttgaaagagaaatataaactgtttgtctcgaatacatgagataacagactgaaataaagatagaggagacgccgggcctgcggacgcttgcaaggctacctcggtgtctcactggactgaaagctggctcccgcgctactactgctgtccaagacctggatctgtgcaaaagagcacagagtgtagtatcagcacaaccgactccatgtgctggtaagtgtctggcctaaccccggcgaggtagtgacgaggctaggaccagactccagataaacctgtgcagttatatactatatggcggaaaagtaaacaggtaataagcaatcaaagctgggaaaggggaaacatgctccggaggtagcagataaaacagaatatcaaagaatagtaaggaaactacaatttaacttctaacacggataaagagaaataaggcaactttcactttcagtttcatcttgttgcaggcgtgcaacccgatcccatttctcatatcttgtggtaggcgtaccacccgctcccatttcagtatatcttgtggtaggcgtatcacccgctcccatttcatcatatcttgtggtaggcgtaccacccgctcccatttcatcatatctcgtggtaggcgtaccacccgctcccatttcattatatcttgtggtaggcgtactacccgctcccatttcattcccatttcattatatctcgtggtaggcgtaccacccgctcccttttacatttcatcacacaatcacaagaaatcccggtaagggaacataaataatataataacttcccggcaagggaacacaacaatattataatttttccggcaagggaacaacaatattgaattagtcatcccggcaagggagaatcaactataaccaatctcaactcaacttgtactcagttcaattattgaaaatgctcagtcatcgaagatcattaagtaaagcacccaagtgtcatttaagaacacaacaactttcaatttaagactcacggtcatgcttgacaccaacgtatagatactcgtcaccatgcctatacgtcgtactcaacaagaagcaagtagcaagtatgactcaactcctaatctctcaagctagggttagaccaaacacttacctcgatgccttgatcaccactcaagtctcaactatagctttaccccttgattccaccaccaatccgctcgaatctagtcacaagttacttaattacatcaataagtgctaaatgaatcaaccccaatgcatgaaaatgagttttctaaagttttacccaaaagtcagaaatcaccccccgggcccatgtggtcgaaacccgaggttcgaaccaaaacccgattacccattcccgcacgaatccaaatatataatttgttttgaaataagacctcaaattgaggtccaaatccccaattttagaaaacctatgttctactcaaaacacccaatttcctcatgaaaatctttgatttgaagttgaaatcatgttaaaagatgttaaggagtgaagaaaatgagttagaaatcacttaccaacgttttggagaagaaaaattgtttgaaaaattgcctcttatgttttgaggttttgaaaagtgaaaaataacttattcccatttatttatacccctctcagaccccagtgcggaccgcatcaaatggactgcggccgcacagcctccaccgcggaccgcataaaggcGACCGCGGCTGCGCTGgcccctccctgaagacctgcagctgagcaccctgtgcggaccgcacaaaggcgactgcgaCCGCACAACTTCCACCGCgaaccgcacaaaggcgaccgcggccgcgctggtccctgcgcggtcgcacgcgatttctcgcggaccgcactagagggttcagagactgtGGCTTCCTGAACCCGCAACacctgactttctaagcctaaggcatcccggaacctactcgaaactcacccgagtcctcgaaactccaacccaagtatacacacaacctcaaaaaaatcctacggacatattcgtgtaatcaaattaccaaaataacatcacgagcatcgaattaaacctcgagatcactgaaatttctcaaaactcttttaaacatcaaatttctcaattaaggtctggatcgcgtcaaacgacgtccgtttttaaccaaatttcacaggaatgactcaagtcatatataagacctgtaccgggcgccggaaccaaaatacgggtccgataccattgctttctaatcagttttcatttcaaatttccttaatcaatttctggaaacaatttcacttaaaaattcatttctcgggcttgggacctcggaattcgattccggacatacgcccgagtcccatattttcctacgaaccctccgggaccgtcaaatcacgggtccgggtccgtttacccaaaatattgaccgaagtcaaatttattcattttaaagtcaagacttaacattttttccacagaatttcatatttaagctttctggctacgcgcccggactgcgcacgcaaatcgaagcgactctaaatgagattttcaaggcctcggaagcacataatgggtaagaaaacaggtgatgaccctttgggtcgtcacaccaTGCTTTGCACTTAAGTGAGTTAATACTTTATGTTCAGAGGCAGATCCGAGATGTGAACTTTATGGGTTCGGGATGACACTGATCATTTGAGTTATCTCCTTACTTTATAGCAGTTATTGCTCCGGTTCCAGAAGGTATAGCTCTCGCCTCAACTTTTTCTTTGAAATCGGAGACTGATCCAATTTCCTACTGAGATAGGCAAGCGGAGGGAGAACTAGACGTATCTTGCTAGGCAAAGACAAGTTAGAATGGATAGCTCGCGAGTGGGATTTTTGAAATGTAATATTTATTCATATTTAGTAGATTTCGTTACACATATATAGGAGTTATAGGGTTCAACCGAACCTGTAGCTTTAGTTGTACATCCGCCCTCTGCTTTTGATACTTCAAAAAAGAATCTCTCTTTATAATCTTATCCTGCATGTTGAGTGTTCCTTCAGCAGTCAACTGTGCGTGCTTTATAATATCAAGATGAAACTGAAGTAGTGGTTCATTGTTTGCTGCTGTGTATGTTTTTGATTCTACATTGACCATAGAAATATTTGTTTGTTGGGAATACTTACCAGTTAAGTGGCAGGTATACTTGTTTGATTCTACTATATGAGAATTGTCCAAGAATGTGCTGAATTCTAGAATTTTGTGTTTGTGCATTTCATTCATAAATGTCTTGTCTCCTATTTCGGCATAGTTTTTTAAAAAACATTGGGAATTTGGCGAATTGGTAGGGCCAAGagctatgttgcgcggactctccaaaatgatgCCTCACccatgtcggatcctccaaaaatacactattttTGGAGGAATCGACACGCACCCGAcaacattttcggagagtccgagtAACATAGGCCAAGAGTGTACTTGGTTTTTTTACATAGTGCAAATTCAAGTCAAAATTTTTTTTTCCGCTTCACTTAGTTGTTCTTTCATCACCATATCTCTTTCATGATCCTTCTAGCTAGCAGTTGCTATATATGATCACAACTTCATTGGAACTAAACGATCTCCAAAATTTTCTATTTGTGAAGCTCCAGAAAGAGTTCAGCAGTGACATTGAGATGGCCAATTCTGCTCTTCGGGGTCTCACAGTAAATTCATCTTGTGGCCACTCTGATCTTACTCAACTATTTCGGCTCGCTGCCCATGAAGCAAAGAAATCACGTGCTCAAAATCGGATACTCCGGGTGGTAAGTTTTTCCATGTTATAACACAAATGTTTTGTTGCCTTTCATTTTCTCTGCTGGGTAACCATTTTCATGTTAAAACACAAATGTATTTAGTAGGCTCCCATATTTCACTGTTAACATATCCTTAATAGTGAGTTTGAATGGTTAAAGCGTCAACTGAGTTTTTGCTTTATAGTCTCTTCCTGAATTTTTGCTGGTGCATGCTTAACTGGGCTTATGCTACACATGAGACTATTTTAAAAGAGAGCAGTTTCTTTGAAGCCAGATACTCACTCTATCCTTCATTCCTTCTCCTTTTATGAAAGCCACATTTCAAAACTAAAAATGTAGCTGGCACATACGGTGCTTCGTCAAATATCATCAATTCATGCATGGAACAGACAATGAACTGCTTGATTGTAATGCTGTAGAGATACATCACTTGAATGCAAATTTTCATCTAGCTATTCTCTAGCTTATTTTCTGTCAAGTAaccatatatataattttttcgaGTGTAGATGGGGCAAAAAGTTCCAGATTAGCTTGTCTTGGTGCCACTGATTTGTCCATTTTATTCATTAACTCCAGTCATTGTTTTCTACCAAAACATTCTTATATTTGAAAGAACTCTAGCAGTGAACATCTAATTGCTTCTGGGTTGTTGACGAGTCAAGAGCGACCGGCTGCTGATATTTCTGGGATTTATTGGAATCTGGATTCAAAAGgtaaaaccaaagaaaaagagaaccaaagaaaaagagaagcCCCCCCGGCTTGTAAGCTTATCCATCAAATCGTACAGTCAAGGTTGATGACATGGCATTTTCTTCTCTTTGGCTCAACCTTTGGGATGACCATTAATGTGGTACTCCACAAAGCAAAGAGAAAGGGGAGAGTTGAGTTCTGAAATGTGTTGAAAGCAGGAATCATgcataaaaaattaaaaactgaGAAATAGAGAACCCTCTGGAGTCTGGTCTATGTGGCTTTAGCAGGCTGTTTTTCAACCTTGGCTGAATATATCATTGTGTGCTTCAGAAATCTGTTTAGATTCTGATTGGTGGAGAGACAGGAAAAGGCTAGGACAACACAGCAGTTTTGCTTATGAAATGGCACTCTTGGTGGACCTGTCTCCTTTCTTGGACAGCAAGATGTAAGGATGTGAGATATTCTATAGAATTATCTGGGCCACTTCACTTTATACATGTCAGTCCTTGACATTGCTTTACTGGTCATTTGCTTAATTAGTAATTAGTATGGGTGTCAAATAGGCGGGTTGGGCCGAATTTGGCTACTTAACACAGGTTAAGTCACTGCACAAGTCATGACTCAACCCAACCAAAGTTTGCTTGGATCTTTGGGCTAAAAATTGGGCCACAAACCAACCCCAGTTCAAACTCATTTTTTCATTTGCTTGtttgttatttaatattttgtttaACTCCAAATTAAACGAGAAgcaacttttcttttcttcaaagaAGTGTGTGAAAGTGTAGAGAAAGAAATATACCTAACACGACCGAACCAACCAAAAATTTTATGCTATTTTTTGGTTGTGCCCAAATTGACCCATCTACGAATTTATTTTCAACCTAGACCGGTTGGAAGGGTTACACTTATATGTGTGAAATTTGACCACCCTAGTAGTAAGTAATGGTCTAGGAGTTACTGCGCCCACGCAAAATGGAAGTTCATGTAAGCCTCATGGATTAAGATATAAGTTCTATGTTTCTTACATAGAGTTGGATCGGGGAACATGTATATATTTTCCAGGAATAGTTGAGAAAAGCTGTAGAGAAGTGTCAAAATAGGCTGCATGTGCCCTTTTGGTTAAATAAAATGGAATAGTACTTATTTgtaaaaaaagagaggaaaatggTATGTGTTAAAACTCTCTATTAGGCAGCAGAGAAAAGGGACATTTGATTTGGGGCAGAGGAAGTGCCATTCATGAGGTGGTATAGGAGTTGCCACTTGTTGTCAACTCGTCCAGGTGATTACAGTGCTCAAGTACTCTTTCTAGAAATTACTTTCTAGTTTGGACTTTGGATGCGAGACTTCTATTGATTACTTTCCATCTAGTACCTTCCTTCTTATAAATACATGTAATTACAACTTTTCAACTtactattgttattgttgttatattatatgactttttattttcttaaacaaaACTATTTTACAAATCATCCTTACTGCATAGCAACCTTATAAATGCTTTCCCTTGATCTCCCTCTGACAGGTAAGGCTTTGACATGAATCCCTGCTTCATTATTGTTTTGGGGGACATCGTTTACCTTTAGCTTCTTGTCTGACATGTCTCTTGTACACGGGAGTAACCCTTCTTTGTTCATATGAaacgaaaaaaaataaagaagaggtGAAGTGAAGGAAGTCACATGATATAAATAGATAtttattgttcttgtttttgCTTTTTCTCTCTTTACTTGTTTCCAAAATGAAGGGGTTATAGGATGTTAACATCATTTCACTAGATTCAGCTTACTATATAGAAGTTGTGTCCCCCCTTTTTCAACGTAAGAGATCCATTCTTTATTGTAATGAAAGAGTATATCATGAAATGGACTGGAACAATAATCTTAACTATTTTCACTTGATTAACCATTTATATGGATTTTATATGGTTCCTTTGCAAGTTGCCAATCACAAATGAAGTTGGCATCTCAAAAAAGTGCTGCTTCAAGTACATAAGATGCCCTTTTGCACCTACGCTATCCTGCTGCAAACATTGTGCACTGTGATGGCCTCATGCTAGTAATAATCAGGATATTATAATTTTTGCGATTTCAAGTAACTCTGCCTagttcaaacaaaagaaaaaaagggaaaaagtaaACCAGCGTAGTGAGGTGACAGAATATCCGACAGTACATTAAAGTTGAGAACGAGATGCCTCTGTGGGTCTTCTGAACCTTAGTTGATAGTTAATGTCCTCTCACTATGCTCTATGGGAGTGCTTGCTATAACCATCTTTTAGTGTTTAAAATGATATTTGCCTTCTGAGTAGCTATTTAGATGTACATTTCACGAGAAGCATCTCATTCATGCTTCTCTTCAATATATGCAGATACTCCTATATTGCAGGTCGTCAATACCACCACAGCATCAATGGCCTGCTACTCAGAAGCTTTTCACTTTGGATGTAGTTTACCTTCACGACAAGCCTGGACCTGACAATTGTCCTCAGAAGGTGTATGATGCCCTTGTGGAGGCCCTTGAACTTGTCAGCGAATATGAGGCATACATATTTGAGAGTGGTCAGGGGCTCACTCGTGTCCTCTTCCGTCATATCTGCACACTTCTATCCCATCCTCAGCAACGTTGTTGTCAAGATGACATTGACATACCCAAGTCCCTCGCAAAGAAGTCACCTGTGGCTGATCCAGCACCAGTTGATGAAAACACCGTTGTTTCCAGCCAATAAATACAGAACACAAACATTTGAATCATCAGACTTTCGGGGAACTGCTTCTCATTTTCCATCTTGTTTTCCTGTCTAGAATGCAGCCCCCATTTGTTGATAACACTTTAAAGTTAATTTTAGAGGTTTTAATGGATTGTATAAACGTATCACTGTATCAGGATTGCTAAGCATTATCTGCTTCCCTTTTTTGCCTTCTGCATTTGCTGTGTACGTACATGTATGTCTTGGAATATCCTGCTAGAGATGTTCTATTCTAGAATTCTAGGTCCTTAAAAAAACATTATTTGCTTGTTAATCACGAAACTAGGGCGTCGACTGAAATTTCCTCATATCCCACAATGATAAGAAGAAGCATTCAAGATGAATTTAACTGATTAACATGTCTGAAGTGTAAGGCGTATAAGGAAGTATGGAAAATTGAATAAACCATTCATTGGTCAAGCAATCTTGAAGATCAAATTTTCATTGGTCATCTCTAATTATGCTGCCAATCTCCTGAAATCATCTTCATTTTTTAGCTTTAAAATAACTTACAAACTatcatttatttgatttggtgagTAATAACTCAAAAGCTTAACTCAAAACAGCATCTTCGAGAAAAACTGTATCATATGTTAGCTTAAA includes the following:
- the LOC107779572 gene encoding uncharacterized protein LOC107779572; amino-acid sequence: MEVIEVEDSGGYSLKPNRLASEDILFCIDVDSESLVEMKVSTTAGGRPYTRLDAMKQAIILFINAKLTINPDHRFAFAGLAKSAFLLQKEFSSDIEMANSALRGLTVNSSCGHSDLTQLFRLAAHEAKKSRAQNRILRVILLYCRSSIPPQHQWPATQKLFTLDVVYLHDKPGPDNCPQKVYDALVEALELVSEYEAYIFESGQGLTRVLFRHICTLLSHPQQRCCQDDIDIPKSLAKKSPVADPAPVDENTVVSSQ